One genomic region from Mauremys reevesii isolate NIE-2019 linkage group 7, ASM1616193v1, whole genome shotgun sequence encodes:
- the SFXN3 gene encoding sideroflexin-3 isoform X1, giving the protein MGSALYRLGRRGLRQRLQRMSEELPLHINLREPRWDQSTFQGRAKHFFMVTDPRNLLLSAATLEDARRVVENYRSGTVSPDLTEDQLWRAKYIYDSAFHPDTGEKMILIGRMSAQVPMNMTITGCMLTFYRTTPAVLFWQWVNQSFNAIVNYTNRSGDAPITVGQLGTAYVSATTGAVVTALGLKSLTKHLPSIIGRYVPFAAVAAANCINIPLMRQRELKFGIPVTDEDGNRLGESRAAAQQAIAQVVVSRIGMAAPAMAIPPVIMNALEKRAFLKRYPWLNAPLQVGLVGFCLVFATPLCCALFPQKSSMRVSRLEPEVQALVREKNPHVETVYFNKGL; this is encoded by the exons ATGGGTTCTGCCCTTTATCGCTTGGGGAGACGGGGCCTCCGCCAGCGCCTGCAA AGGATGTCGGAGGAACTGCCCTTGCACATCAACCTCCGGGAGCCGCGATGGGACCAGAGCACTTTCCAGGGGCGAGCCAAGCACTTCTTCATGGTGACCGACCCCCGCAACCTCCTGCTGTCTGCGGCGACGCTGGAAGACGCCCGGAGGGTGGTTGAGAATTACAG GTCGGGGACGGTATCACCGGACCTGACGGAGGACCAGCTCTGGCGGGCAAAATACATCTACGACTCGGCCTTCCACCCCGACACCGGGGAGAAGATGATCCTGATCGGGCGCATGTCGGCCCAGGTGCCCATGAACATGACCATCACCGGCTGCATGCTCACCTTCTACAG gacGACCCCCGCGGTGTTATTCTGGCAGTGGGTGAACCAGTCGTTCAACGCGATTGTGAACTACACTAACCGGAGCGGAGACGCCCCCATCACGGTCGG CCAGCTGGGGACGGCCTACGTCAGCGCCACCACCGGGGCGGTCGTGACGGCGCTGGGACTCAAATCTCTCACCAAG CATTTACCATCGATTATTGGCCGCTACGTGCCTTTTGCTGCCGTGGCAGCTGCTAACTGCATCAACATTCCTTTAATGCGGCAGAG GGAGCTGAAGTTTGGGATCCCCGTCACGGATGAGGACGGGAACCGGCTGGGGGAGTCGAGGGCAGCGGCCCAGCAAGCCATTGCTCAGGTGGTGGTGTCCCGGATCGGCATGGCTGCCCCCGCCATGG CCATCCCTCCTGTGATCATGAACGCCCTGGAGAAGAGAGCCTTCCTGAAG CGATACCCCTGGCTGAACGCTCCCTTGCAGGTCGGACTGGTGGGGTTCTG CTTGGTGTTCGCGACCCCGCTGTGCTGCGCGCTCTTCCCACAGAAAAG CTCGATGCGAGTGAGTCGCCTGGAGCCTGAAGTCCAAGCTCTGGTCCGGGAGAAGAACCCCCACGTGGAGACTGTCTACTTCAACAAAGGGCTTTAA
- the SFXN3 gene encoding sideroflexin-3 isoform X2: MSEELPLHINLREPRWDQSTFQGRAKHFFMVTDPRNLLLSAATLEDARRVVENYRSGTVSPDLTEDQLWRAKYIYDSAFHPDTGEKMILIGRMSAQVPMNMTITGCMLTFYRTTPAVLFWQWVNQSFNAIVNYTNRSGDAPITVGQLGTAYVSATTGAVVTALGLKSLTKHLPSIIGRYVPFAAVAAANCINIPLMRQRELKFGIPVTDEDGNRLGESRAAAQQAIAQVVVSRIGMAAPAMAIPPVIMNALEKRAFLKRYPWLNAPLQVGLVGFCLVFATPLCCALFPQKSSMRVSRLEPEVQALVREKNPHVETVYFNKGL, translated from the exons ATGTCGGAGGAACTGCCCTTGCACATCAACCTCCGGGAGCCGCGATGGGACCAGAGCACTTTCCAGGGGCGAGCCAAGCACTTCTTCATGGTGACCGACCCCCGCAACCTCCTGCTGTCTGCGGCGACGCTGGAAGACGCCCGGAGGGTGGTTGAGAATTACAG GTCGGGGACGGTATCACCGGACCTGACGGAGGACCAGCTCTGGCGGGCAAAATACATCTACGACTCGGCCTTCCACCCCGACACCGGGGAGAAGATGATCCTGATCGGGCGCATGTCGGCCCAGGTGCCCATGAACATGACCATCACCGGCTGCATGCTCACCTTCTACAG gacGACCCCCGCGGTGTTATTCTGGCAGTGGGTGAACCAGTCGTTCAACGCGATTGTGAACTACACTAACCGGAGCGGAGACGCCCCCATCACGGTCGG CCAGCTGGGGACGGCCTACGTCAGCGCCACCACCGGGGCGGTCGTGACGGCGCTGGGACTCAAATCTCTCACCAAG CATTTACCATCGATTATTGGCCGCTACGTGCCTTTTGCTGCCGTGGCAGCTGCTAACTGCATCAACATTCCTTTAATGCGGCAGAG GGAGCTGAAGTTTGGGATCCCCGTCACGGATGAGGACGGGAACCGGCTGGGGGAGTCGAGGGCAGCGGCCCAGCAAGCCATTGCTCAGGTGGTGGTGTCCCGGATCGGCATGGCTGCCCCCGCCATGG CCATCCCTCCTGTGATCATGAACGCCCTGGAGAAGAGAGCCTTCCTGAAG CGATACCCCTGGCTGAACGCTCCCTTGCAGGTCGGACTGGTGGGGTTCTG CTTGGTGTTCGCGACCCCGCTGTGCTGCGCGCTCTTCCCACAGAAAAG CTCGATGCGAGTGAGTCGCCTGGAGCCTGAAGTCCAAGCTCTGGTCCGGGAGAAGAACCCCCACGTGGAGACTGTCTACTTCAACAAAGGGCTTTAA
- the LOC120409443 gene encoding proton channel OTOP3-like: MSNVLQRCPPLGSPHPPAGQGQGAPDSPADPEGAGWQDLANARAGSLLSLLYLMLLTFLGSAVLLAEIHQRSPQSRNVHGFLATLMLTSCAWMLWFGWRSSQNKRRKLHQDHHAGASWLKGGLSLFALATLVLDCLSLGYYYELQHCTSVLITAFPVVQAVFTIIQVSLLSFHAKVCIQEQQHLNRFGLMHTLATNVLMWMSVVLDESMKQLQEIYNAHETESPWPVHGSSPTNSCSCATSLCHIFSEGAAYLHPFNIEFSLFSSTMLYVVWKNTGQAACPRQPRPRPRGRFHLSGAFVGLVLGALAISATFGVMISFGVLAKAPETVPEALRTYYIFNSVLLSAMFLASLVGIAAYRLQRDPASTDCSKSVVRSLDVTLLLGSSCGPLMVSVFSLVAIFFLHINGSLHLLDLCFSLCKTIQVLGQNLFITEALYSRPTHRPDAPDSPPGNEWVFSISGGPAEEPVLQDVAARRESDCAICPAGCHTPARMVAQLEEQVPGCWLACSGSNDSLAKISAGGRQSRPRGEPERVSIRRKILQNISILLIFYNISVWILYAYGTRPHLVSQIEQAFYGFTLWVIIVKISLPLGIFYRMHSVASLFEVYCRAC, encoded by the exons ATGAGCAATGTGCTGCAGCGGTGCCCCCCCTtgggctcccctcacccccctgcggggcagggccagggagccCCGGACTCCCCCGCCGACCCAGAGGGCGCAGGCTGGCAGGACTTGGCCAACGCCCGGGCGGGCTCGCTGCTGTCCCTGCTCTACCTCATGCTGCTCACCTTCCTGGGCAGCGCCGTCCTGCTGGCCGAGATTCACCAGCGCAGCCCCCAGAGCCGCAACGTCCACGGCTTCCTGGCCACGCTCATGCTCACGTCCTGCGCGTGGATGCTGTGGTTCGGCTGGCGCTCCTCCCAGAACAAGCGCCGGAAGCTGCACCAGGACCACCACGCCGGCGCCAGCTGGCTGAAAG GCGGGCTCTCGCTCTTCGCCCTGGCCACGCTGGTGCTGGATTGCCTGTCCTTGGGGTATTACTACGAGCTGCAGCACTGCACCTCCGTCCTCATCACCGCCTTCCCCGTCGTGCAAGCCGTCTTCACCATCATCCAG GTGTCTCTGCTGTCCTTCCACGCCAAGGTCTgcatccaggagcagcagcatctcAACAG gttTGGCCTGATGCACACGCTGGCCACCAATGTGCTGATGTGGATGAGCGTGGTGCTGGACGAGTCCATGAAGCAGCTGCAGGAGATCTACAATGCCCACGAGACGGAGAGCCCCTGGCCCGTGCATG ggagTTCACCCACCAACAGCTGCTCGTGCGCCACCAGCCTGTGTCACATCTTCTCCGAGGGCGCCGCCTACCTGCACCCCTTCAACATCGAGTTCAGCCTCTTCTCCTCCACCATGCTCTACGTGGTGTGGAAGAACACGGGGCAGGCGGCCTGCCCCCGGCAGCCCCGCCCGCGCCCCCGGGGCCGCTTCCACCTCAGCGGGGCCTTCGTGGGGCTGGTGCTGGGGGCGCTGGCCATCTCGGCCACCTTCGGGGTGATGATCTCCTTCGGGGTGCTGGCCAAGGCCCCCGAGACGGTCCCCGAGGCCCTGCGGACCTACTACATCTTCAACTCGGTGCTGCTCTCCGCCATGTTCCTGGCCTCGCTGGTCGGCATCGCCGCCTACCGGCTCCAGAGAGACCCGGCCTCCACCGACTGCTCCAAGAGCGTGGTGCGGAGCCTGGATGTCACCCTCTTGCTGGGCAGCTCCTGCGGGCCCCTGATGGTCTCCGTCTTCTCCCTGGTGGCCATCTTCTTCCTGCACATCAATGGCAGCCTCCACCTCCTGGACCTCTGCTTCTCCCTCTGCAAGACCATCCAAGTGCTGGGCCAGAACCTCTTCATCACCGAAGCCCTTTACTCCAGGCCCACGCACCGGCCAGACGCCCCCGACAGCCCCCCGGGCAACGAATGGGTCTTCTCCATCTCCGGAGGCCCCGCCGAAGAGCCGGTCCTGCAGGACGTGGCTGCCCGCCGTGAGAGTGACTGCGCCATCTGCCCGGCCGGCTGCCACACGCCAGCCAGGATGgtggcccagctggaggagcaggTGCCGGGGTGCTGGCTGGCCTGCAGCGGCAGCAATGACTCCCTTGCCAAGATCTCCGCCGGGGGCCGGCAGTCTCGGCCCAGAGGGGAGCCGGAACGCGTCAGCATCCGGAGGAAGATCCTGCAGAACATCTCCATCCTCCTCATCTTCTACAACATCTCG